CCCCTACTGACATTTTTTCAGAAACTTCTGATAGTCTATCCATACTTCCAGGAAGTTTGAAAAAGCAATAAAGCTTAAGCAATGGCCATTCCGTTTATTataaacaaagttttgttgaataAATCCGTCCATATCCAGCGACTACTTTCAAACCACCACCAAATGCTTGATCTTTTGTCAATGAGAAGGATGTGGTACCAACAAACCATGTTTGGGTGGTTTCAAATCAAACCAATGACTTCCAGTAGACGAGTCCAAGACCGTAGCAAGAACAAAAGAATTCACTATCTcgaaattgtaaaagagaaatggaaaatattatCAAAAGTACTGTTTTTGATGGAacttttaaagaaagaaaaagagatggtTATCCCCTTAAGGTCATTGGACAGATACAGGAAGCAACTTAATTTGCCAAAACCCCATAAAATAACTGATTTTATTAGGAAATGTCCCAAGTTGTTTGAATTATACAAGGATCAAAGGGGAACCTTATGGTGTGGAATGACTAAAGGAGCTGAGGATTTGTTGGAAGAAGAGGAAAGGTTGATTGAGGAACAATCAACCAAAGCTGTTGAGTATGTTACTAGGATTTTAATGATGTCAGTTGATAAAAGGATTCAGTTAGATAAGATTGCTCATTTTAGGAGAGATTTTGGTTTGCCAATTGAGTTTAGGACCAAGTGGGTGAATCAGTATCCCCAACATTTTAGGGTGGAAAAATCTAAAGATGGGGTTGAGTTTTTGGAGCTTGTAAATTGGGATCCTGCTTGGGCTATTACAGAGTTGGAGAAAAGAACATTGGGTTTGAATGATGGGATTGGACGTGAACCGGGTATACTTTCTTTGCCTTTTCCTTTGAAGTTCCCTCCTAACTACAAAAAGGTGTATAGACATGGAGGGAAGATTGAGCATTTTCAGAAAAGGTCTTATTTGTCTCCCTATGCAGATGCTAGGGAGCTGAAAGCGGGGTCATTGGAATTTGATAAGAGGGCGGTTGCAGTTATGCACGAGTTACTTAGCTTTACCATTGAGAAGAGATTGGTGACTGACCATCTCACTCATTTTCGACGGGAACTTGTGATGCCACAGAAGTTGATGAGGCTTCTTTTGAAGCATTTTGGCATCTTTTATGTTTCTGAAAGGGGGAAGAGGTTTAGTGTCTTCTTGACTGAAGCTTATGAAGGTTCTGAGCTGATTGAGAAATGCCCATTGGTGCTTTGGAAGGAAAAGGTCCTGAGCCTTATTGGTTATAGAGGAAAGAAGAAAGAGGTTCCTACTTTCAGTGACCTGTCAGACATGGAGGAAAGGGATATAATTGAGGAAAAGGATATTATCGAGGGTGATACTGAGATGGAAGACACATGTGCAGATTTTGAGGAAGAGGAAATCATGGGTGGTTTAGATGCTGTTTCACCTACTAATGATGATGAGTTGGAGATTTCTCATTTTTGCAATTCATACAAAGGCACTAGTTAAACTTGAGGTTATTTTCTTTTGGACGTTTAGTTTTTGTGTCACTTCAGTCAAGTTTGAAAGTTCAAAGATGTCATTacttttaaatgaaaaaatttaagcaaaGCTTATTGCCTCCTTGATAACTGTTTGTAAGTGTTTTACTGTCTTTTTCTAGCTGTCATCTTCCCTGTGTATAGAA
This genomic stretch from Gossypium raimondii isolate GPD5lz chromosome 6, ASM2569854v1, whole genome shotgun sequence harbors:
- the LOC105774565 gene encoding protein WHAT'S THIS FACTOR 1 homolog, chloroplastic — protein: MAIPFIINKVLLNKSVHIQRLLSNHHQMLDLLSMRRMWYQQTMFGWFQIKPMTSSRRVQDRSKNKRIHYLEIVKEKWKILSKVLFLMELLKKEKEMVIPLRSLDRYRKQLNLPKPHKITDFIRKCPKLFELYKDQRGTLWCGMTKGAEDLLEEEERLIEEQSTKAVEYVTRILMMSVDKRIQLDKIAHFRRDFGLPIEFRTKWVNQYPQHFRVEKSKDGVEFLELVNWDPAWAITELEKRTLGLNDGIGREPGILSLPFPLKFPPNYKKVYRHGGKIEHFQKRSYLSPYADARELKAGSLEFDKRAVAVMHELLSFTIEKRLVTDHLTHFRRELVMPQKLMRLLLKHFGIFYVSERGKRFSVFLTEAYEGSELIEKCPLVLWKEKVLSLIGYRGKKKEVPTFSDLSDMEERDIIEEKDIIEGDTEMEDTCADFEEEEIMGGLDAVSPTNDDELEISHFCNSYKGTS